The following are encoded in a window of Podospora pseudoanserina strain CBS 124.78 chromosome 6, whole genome shotgun sequence genomic DNA:
- the URA3 gene encoding orotidine 5'-phosphate decarboxylase (EggNog:ENOG503NW2K; BUSCO:EOG09263Q7N; COG:F), whose protein sequence is MSDRHPTLLQPYSERAKTATHPLSRYLFRLMDLKASNLCLSADVTTARELLALADRVGPSIVVLKTHYDLISGWDYNPQTGTGVKLAALARKHGFLIFEDRKFVDIGKTVQMQYTAGTARIIEWAHITNANIDAGKDMVRAMAEAAANWKARIHYEVKTSVSVGTPVAGQFDDGEEQNNGGSDRDSDGRKGSIVSITTVTQSFEPADSPRLAKTNEHGDELVFPGIEEPPMDRGLLLLAQMSSKGCLMTKDYTQACVEAAREHKDFVMGYVAQEALNSAPDDNFIHMTPGCKLPPPGEEENGHVEGDGLGQQYNTPAKLITLLGTDIVIVGRGIIQAADPPTEAERYRRKAWKAYLARLS, encoded by the coding sequence ATGTCAGACCGTCATCCCACTCTGCTCCAGCCCTACTCTGAGCGGGCCAAGACGGCCACTCACCCACTCTCCCGGTACCTCTTTCGGTTGATGGACCTCAAGGCCTCCAACCTCTGTCTCAGCGCCGATGTCACAACGGCTCGGGAACTCCTGGCGCTTGCCGATAGGGTCGGCCCgtccatcgtcgtcctcaaGACTCACTACGATTTGATCTCGGGATGGGACTACAACCCGCAGACCGGCACTGGCGTCAagctcgccgccctcgccagaAAACACGGCTTCCTCATCTTTGAGGACAGAAAATTCGTCGACATTGGAAAGACAGTCCAGATGCAGTATACAGCCGGCACTGCCCGCATAATAGAATGGGCACACATTACCAACGCCAACATCGACGCTGGCAAGGACATGGTCCGTGCCATGGCGGAAGCGGCGGCCAACTGGAAGGCACGCATTCACTACGAGGTCAAGACGTCCGTCTCTGTTGGCACACCAGTTGCTGGCcagtttgatgatggggaagagcAAAACAATGGCGGGAGCGACAGAGACTCTGACGGGCGAAAAGGAAGTATcgtctccatcaccaccgtcacTCAGTCCTTTGAGCCTGCTGACTCACCGAGATTGGCCAAGACCAACGAGCATGGCGATGAGCTCGTCTTCCCCGGCATCGAGGAACCGCCAATGGACCGCGGACTGCTCTTATTGGCGCAAATGTCGTCCAAGGGCTGCCTGATGACCAAGGACTACACCCAGGCCTGTGTCGAGGCCGCTCGCGAGCACAAGGACTTCGTCATGGGTTATGTTGCGCAAGAAGCCCTCAACTCTGCTCCAGATGACAACTTTATCCACATGACTCCTGGCTGCAAgctaccaccaccgggcgaggaggagaacggACATGTCGAGGGCGACGGCTTGGGCCAGCAGTACAACACCCCGGCCaagctcatcaccctcctcggcacTGACATCGTCATTGTGGGACGTGGCATCATCCAGGCCGCGGACCCCCCGACAGAGGCTGAGCGCTACAGGAGGAAAGCGTGGAAGGCGTACCTGGCTCGTCTGAGTTAA